A single window of Microbispora hainanensis DNA harbors:
- a CDS encoding SDR family NAD(P)-dependent oxidoreductase, translating into MTGHADDRFTGRVVVVTGAGSGIGRAAALAFARAGARVLGVGRRAHALEETARQHPDIAVLVADLRAADSPETVVRTAVDRWGRLDVLVNNAGATMIMPLAETTAERVTDLFALNVTAPSLLAREVLPHLRQAHGSIVNVSSTYGHRPLPGAAHYAASKAAIEQLTRSWALELAGDGVRVNALAPGPTESEALASAGLSDAAVEQVKQDEARSIPLGRRGAPGEVAEWILRLADPGATWLTGQVLTLDGGLELT; encoded by the coding sequence TTGACCGGACACGCTGATGACCGCTTCACCGGCCGGGTCGTCGTCGTCACCGGTGCGGGCTCGGGCATCGGACGCGCCGCCGCCCTCGCCTTCGCCCGGGCGGGAGCGCGGGTCCTCGGGGTGGGCCGCCGCGCACACGCGCTTGAGGAGACCGCCCGGCAGCACCCGGACATCGCCGTGCTCGTCGCCGACCTGCGCGCCGCCGATTCGCCCGAGACGGTCGTCCGTACGGCCGTCGACCGCTGGGGCCGGCTGGACGTGCTGGTCAACAACGCCGGAGCGACCATGATCATGCCGCTGGCCGAGACGACGGCGGAGCGCGTCACCGACCTGTTCGCCCTCAACGTCACCGCGCCCAGCCTCCTCGCCCGGGAGGTGCTGCCCCACCTTCGCCAGGCGCACGGGTCGATCGTCAACGTCTCCAGCACGTACGGGCACCGGCCGCTGCCCGGCGCGGCGCACTACGCCGCGTCGAAGGCCGCGATCGAGCAGCTCACCCGGAGCTGGGCGCTGGAGCTCGCCGGGGACGGCGTCCGGGTCAACGCTCTCGCGCCCGGGCCGACCGAGAGCGAGGCGCTCGCCTCCGCGGGGCTGTCCGACGCCGCCGTCGAGCAGGTGAAGCAGGACGAGGCACGCAGCATCCCCCTCGGCAGGCGTGGCGCACCCGGAGAGGTCGCCGAGTGGATCCTCCGTCTCGCCGATCCCGGCGCCACGTGGCTCACCGGCCAGGTCCTCACCCTCGACGGCGGCCTTGAGCTCACCTGA